A region of uncultured Fusobacterium sp. DNA encodes the following proteins:
- a CDS encoding ABC transporter ATP-binding protein yields the protein MRLEKDIRIENVTKSYDGVQILKNINLDIKDGEIFSILGPSGCGKTTLLRMIAGFTEPDGGVIYLGDEDITKLPPNKRNVNTIFQKYALFPHLTVYENVAFPLRLKKVDNQTIDSEVKKFVKLVGLSEHINKMPNQLSGGQQQRVSIARALINKPKLLLLDEPLSALDAKLRQNLLIELDLIHEEVGITFIFITHDQQEALSISDRIAVMNKGEILQVGTPAEVYESPADSFVADFIGENNFFEGKVIEILDNEFAKLYNEKLGELVFEMDKPVKVGDFVKVSIRPEKIKLSKTMPKVVNENGKINVLKVYVNELIYSGFQSKYFVFLNNNKDLTFKVFKQHAVYFDDNDEGAIWWDEEAYIAWDADDGFLVEVITSEEK from the coding sequence ATGAGATTGGAAAAAGACATTAGAATTGAAAATGTTACTAAAAGCTATGATGGAGTTCAAATATTGAAAAACATCAATTTAGATATAAAAGATGGAGAGATTTTTTCTATCCTAGGACCTTCGGGGTGTGGAAAAACCACCTTACTAAGAATGATTGCTGGTTTTACAGAGCCAGATGGAGGAGTTATATATTTAGGAGATGAAGATATTACAAAACTTCCCCCAAATAAGAGAAATGTAAATACAATATTTCAAAAGTATGCGTTATTTCCACATTTAACTGTATATGAGAACGTTGCTTTTCCATTGAGATTAAAAAAGGTAGATAATCAAACTATAGATAGTGAAGTTAAAAAGTTTGTTAAATTAGTTGGACTTTCTGAACATATAAATAAGATGCCAAATCAACTTTCAGGAGGGCAACAACAAAGGGTTTCAATAGCTAGAGCTTTGATTAATAAACCTAAATTATTATTACTTGATGAGCCATTATCAGCACTAGATGCAAAACTTAGACAAAACCTTTTAATTGAACTAGATTTGATACATGAAGAAGTAGGAATTACTTTTATTTTTATTACCCATGATCAACAAGAAGCTCTATCAATTTCTGATAGAATTGCTGTTATGAATAAAGGAGAGATTCTTCAAGTAGGAACTCCAGCTGAAGTATATGAATCTCCAGCAGATTCCTTTGTAGCTGATTTTATAGGGGAGAATAACTTTTTTGAAGGAAAAGTAATAGAGATTTTAGATAATGAATTTGCAAAATTATACAATGAAAAATTAGGAGAACTTGTTTTTGAAATGGATAAGCCTGTAAAAGTTGGAGATTTTGTAAAAGTATCTATAAGACCAGAAAAAATAAAACTTTCTAAAACAATGCCTAAAGTTGTAAATGAAAATGGAAAGATAAATGTGTTAAAAGTTTATGTAAATGAATTAATTTATTCTGGTTTCCAAAGTAAGTATTTCGTATTTTTAAACAATAATAAAGATTTAACTTTTAAAGTTTTTAAACAACATGCTGTTTATTTTGATGATAATGATGAGGGAGCTATTTGGTGGGACGAAGAAGCATATATAGCTTGGGACGCTGATGATGGTTTCTTAGTAGAGGTGATAACAAGTGAAGAAAAGTAG
- a CDS encoding ABC transporter permease — MKKSRLGTYYTLPIALWLIVFFAIPMAIVLGYAFLKKGTYGGVEMELSFASFYIFTDKVFLTILFKTVYISVLVTIFTVLLSLPTAYYIARSKYKKELLFLVIIPFWTNFLIRIYSWIAVLGNNGFLNNILMKLGLIETPLQFLYNTGAVVLISVYTSLPFAILPLYAVIEKFDFSLMEAARDLGATNREAFFKVFIPNIKPGIITAVLFTFIPALGSYAVPKLVGGTQATMLGNIIAQHLIVTRNWPLASTISAALIIVTSIAILLFMKFSTKETKLEVVAEDE, encoded by the coding sequence GTGAAGAAAAGTAGACTTGGGACATATTATACTCTTCCTATAGCATTGTGGTTAATAGTTTTTTTTGCTATACCTATGGCTATTGTTTTAGGATATGCCTTTTTGAAAAAGGGAACTTATGGTGGAGTGGAAATGGAGCTTTCCTTTGCTAGTTTTTATATTTTTACTGATAAAGTATTTTTAACTATACTCTTTAAGACTGTTTATATATCTGTATTAGTTACTATTTTTACAGTTTTATTATCACTACCTACAGCTTATTATATAGCTAGATCAAAATATAAAAAAGAGTTATTATTTTTAGTAATTATACCCTTTTGGACAAATTTCTTAATAAGAATTTATTCTTGGATAGCTGTATTAGGAAATAATGGATTTTTAAACAATATTTTAATGAAATTGGGATTGATAGAAACACCATTACAATTTCTATACAATACAGGAGCTGTGGTATTAATATCTGTATATACAAGTTTACCTTTTGCTATTTTACCACTTTATGCTGTAATAGAAAAATTTGATTTTTCTTTAATGGAAGCAGCAAGAGATTTAGGAGCAACTAATAGAGAAGCTTTCTTTAAAGTGTTTATTCCTAATATAAAACCTGGAATTATAACTGCAGTATTATTTACTTTTATTCCAGCTTTAGGGTCATATGCTGTACCTAAATTAGTGGGAGGAACTCAGGCTACTATGTTGGGAAATATAATAGCACAACATTTAATAGTTACTAGAAACTGGCCACTTGCTTCAACTATATCAGCTGCTCTTATAATAGTAACTTCAATAGCTATACTTTTATTTATGAAGTTTAGTACAAAAGAAACAAAGTTAGAGGTGGTGGCTGAAGATGAATAA
- a CDS encoding ABC transporter permease, with protein MNKRRTSLFFFILSMLFFYIPLIILIIYSFNDGKSMVWKGFSLRWYKELFMYSDNIWKAFRYSVGIALISGAISTIIGTLGAIGLQWYDFKGKKYLQTLTYVPLVIPEIILGVSLLILFATIKFELGLVTIFIAHTTFNIPFVLFIILSRLEEFDYSIVEAAYDLGATEWQALTKVIVPAILPGIISGFLIAVTLSFDDFVTTFFVAGPGSSTLPLRIYSMIRLGVSPVINALSVLLIGISIILTFSTKSLQKYLIK; from the coding sequence ATGAATAAAAGAAGAACATCATTATTCTTTTTCATATTATCAATGTTATTTTTCTATATTCCATTAATAATATTGATTATTTATTCATTTAATGATGGAAAATCTATGGTATGGAAAGGATTTTCATTAAGATGGTATAAGGAACTTTTTATGTATTCAGATAATATATGGAAAGCTTTTAGATATAGTGTTGGAATAGCTTTAATTTCAGGAGCTATCTCTACAATAATTGGAACATTAGGAGCTATCGGTCTACAGTGGTATGATTTTAAAGGAAAAAAATATTTACAAACACTTACTTATGTACCTTTAGTTATACCAGAGATCATATTAGGAGTTTCATTATTAATATTATTTGCAACTATAAAATTTGAATTAGGACTTGTAACTATTTTTATAGCACATACAACATTTAATATTCCTTTTGTGTTATTTATAATTTTATCAAGACTAGAAGAATTTGATTATTCAATTGTTGAAGCTGCTTATGATCTAGGAGCAACTGAATGGCAAGCTCTTACAAAAGTTATTGTTCCAGCAATACTTCCAGGAATAATTTCAGGATTTTTAATAGCTGTTACTCTATCTTTTGATGATTTTGTAACTACATTCTTTGTAGCAGGGCCTGGATCATCTACACTTCCTCTTAGAATTTACTCTATGATAAGATTGGGAGTTTCTCCAGTAATAAATGCTCTTTCAGTTCTTTTAATAGGAATATCTATAATTCTAACTTTCTCTACTAAGAGTTTACAAAAGTATTTAATAAAATAA
- a CDS encoding peptidylprolyl isomerase encodes MKRVLKFLLTLVFAFSFFSCTSLRDIARREEAAKYNDIRATFITTQGEINFYLYPEAAPITVANFINLAQRGYYNNTKIHRAVENFVVQGGDPTGTGTGGPGYSTPDEYVEWLDFFQQGMLAMASAGPGTGGSQYFITLYPAEWLNGRHTIFGEYVSDIDFDKIKKLEVGDVIKEIRFSGDIDFFLSLHKEQIDEWNKILDTTYPGLKEYPVKPIEEYQGDALAYKEELTRIYTRQEKVEEEKEWPIPRLIRAVEKKIKGEDEVTSDSYEF; translated from the coding sequence ATGAAGAGAGTATTAAAATTTTTACTAACATTAGTTTTTGCTTTTTCTTTTTTCTCTTGTACTAGTTTAAGAGATATAGCTAGAAGAGAAGAAGCTGCTAAGTATAATGATATTAGAGCGACTTTTATAACTACTCAAGGGGAAATCAATTTTTATCTTTATCCAGAAGCAGCACCAATTACAGTGGCGAACTTTATCAATCTAGCTCAAAGAGGATATTATAACAATACAAAAATACATCGTGCTGTAGAGAATTTTGTTGTTCAAGGAGGGGACCCTACAGGTACTGGAACAGGAGGACCTGGATATTCAACTCCTGATGAGTATGTAGAATGGTTAGATTTCTTTCAACAAGGAATGTTAGCCATGGCAAGTGCTGGACCTGGAACTGGAGGATCACAATATTTTATAACTTTATATCCAGCTGAATGGTTGAATGGTAGACACACTATATTTGGTGAATATGTAAGTGATATAGATTTTGATAAAATTAAAAAATTAGAAGTTGGAGATGTTATAAAAGAGATCAGATTTAGTGGAGATATAGATTTCTTCCTATCTCTTCATAAAGAGCAAATAGATGAATGGAATAAGATATTAGATACAACTTATCCAGGATTAAAAGAGTATCCTGTTAAACCAATTGAAGAATATCAAGGAGATGCTCTTGCTTATAAAGAGGAATTAACAAGAATTTATACAAGACAGGAAAAAGTTGAAGAGGAAAAAGAATGGCCAATTCCTAGACTTATAAGAGCTGTTGAGAAAAAGATAAAAGGAGAAGATGAAGTTACTTCAGATTCTTATGAATTTTAA
- a CDS encoding radical SAM protein, which translates to MGIRYNKIIDKHQREIVLLKSFPCKYGKCSFCNYIEDNSLNEEEIDRVNFEVLKDITGEYGVLEVINSGSVFELTPKTLAEIKRIVFEKNIKTLYFEIYYGYIKRLKEIRDYFQGIEIRFRMGLETFDNEYRIKGYNKNFSLTEEQLLEIGKEVYSVCLLVCTKGQSKEMIEKDIQMGLKYFKAITINIFIDNGTVVKRDNELVKWFVEKYSYLMNDDRVELLIDNKDLGVFEQ; encoded by the coding sequence ATGGGAATAAGATACAATAAAATAATAGATAAACATCAAAGAGAGATAGTTTTACTTAAAAGTTTTCCATGTAAATATGGAAAGTGTAGTTTTTGTAACTATATTGAGGATAACTCTTTAAATGAAGAGGAAATAGATAGAGTTAATTTTGAAGTTTTAAAAGATATAACAGGAGAATATGGAGTTTTAGAAGTTATTAATTCAGGTTCTGTATTTGAATTAACACCTAAAACTCTAGCTGAAATAAAGAGAATAGTTTTTGAAAAAAATATCAAAACTTTATATTTTGAAATTTATTATGGGTATATTAAAAGATTAAAGGAGATAAGGGATTATTTTCAAGGGATAGAGATCAGATTTAGAATGGGATTAGAGACTTTTGACAATGAGTATAGAATAAAAGGATATAATAAAAATTTCTCATTGACAGAGGAGCAATTACTTGAGATAGGAAAAGAGGTTTACTCAGTTTGCCTTTTAGTATGTACAAAGGGACAGAGTAAAGAGATGATAGAGAAAGATATTCAAATGGGATTAAAATATTTTAAAGCTATTACAATAAATATTTTTATAGATAATGGTACTGTTGTAAAAAGAGATAATGAGTTAGTAAAATGGTTTGTAGAAAAATACTCTTATTTAATGAATGATGATAGGGTTGAACTTTTAATTGATAATAAAGATTTAGGAGTTTTTGAACAATAA
- a CDS encoding aldo/keto reductase has protein sequence MEKINLGKSTLKVPSIAIGCMRINSMEKDELSNYIKFCVENGLNFFDHADIYGRGECEKLFGEALKNSGIKREDIIIQSKCGIVPGKMYDFSKEYILKSVDGILERLGTDYLDVLVLHRPDALVEPEEVAEAFNILYTSGKVKYFGVSNHKPSQIELLKKYVKQDILVNQLQLSLPFSNMIASGLEVNMLTDGAYDRDGSVLDYCRLNDMTIQAWSPFQYGFFEGVFIGSEKYPELNKVLDELAEKYCVTPTGIATAWILRHPAKIQMIAGTTKISRLKEIIDGSKIKLTKEEWYRLYISAGHILP, from the coding sequence ATGGAAAAAATAAACTTAGGAAAATCAACTTTAAAAGTTCCTTCAATTGCTATTGGTTGTATGAGAATAAATAGTATGGAGAAAGATGAATTAAGTAATTACATTAAATTCTGTGTGGAGAATGGATTAAATTTTTTCGATCATGCTGATATTTATGGAAGAGGAGAGTGTGAAAAACTTTTTGGAGAAGCATTGAAAAACTCTGGAATAAAAAGAGAAGATATTATAATTCAATCAAAATGTGGAATTGTTCCTGGAAAAATGTATGACTTCTCAAAAGAGTATATATTAAAATCTGTAGATGGAATATTAGAACGTCTTGGAACAGATTATTTAGATGTTTTAGTACTACATAGACCAGATGCTTTAGTAGAACCTGAAGAGGTAGCAGAGGCTTTTAATATTTTATATACAAGTGGAAAGGTTAAATATTTCGGAGTATCTAATCATAAACCTTCTCAAATAGAGTTACTAAAAAAATATGTTAAACAAGATATATTAGTAAATCAATTACAATTAAGTCTACCATTTTCGAATATGATAGCTAGTGGATTAGAGGTTAATATGTTAACTGATGGGGCTTATGATAGAGATGGAAGTGTTCTTGATTATTGTCGTTTAAATGATATGACTATTCAAGCATGGTCACCATTTCAATATGGTTTTTTTGAAGGAGTATTTATAGGTAGTGAAAAATATCCAGAATTAAATAAAGTTTTAGATGAATTAGCTGAAAAATATTGTGTAACACCAACAGGAATAGCAACAGCTTGGATTTTAAGACACCCAGCTAAAATTCAGATGATAGCAGGAACTACAAAAATTTCAAGACTTAAAGAGATAATAGATGGAAGTAAGATAAAGTTAACAAAAGAGGAATGGTACAGACTTTATATAAGTGCTGGACATATTCTTCCATAA
- the hcp gene encoding hydroxylamine reductase, with product MCENKMFCYQCQETAQGKGCSVVGVCGKKPRTANLQDLLIYTTKGVAICNSLLRKREIKNSEIDRYLINSLFITITNANFDDSAIIEEIRKGIAIREELKKSLTDEERKEIENFGNLVSWNLQSDEEIVEFSTNREIGVLRTENEDVRSLRELLIYGLKGMAAYAEHAMNLGYTQDEIFTFIEKGLLATEDNSLGGEELTALVLECGSYGVQVMALLDKANTSTFGNPEITKVNIGVGERPGILISGHDLNDLKQLLEQSKDSGVDIYTHSEMLPGHYYPELKKYSHFYGNYGNAWWKQKEEFEKFNGPIVFTTNCIVPPAPTANYSDRVFTTNAAGYPGWKQVKVNEDGSKDFSEIIELAKTCKAPTELEKGEIVGGFAHNQVLALADKVIENIKSGAIRKFIVMAGCDGRMASRNYYTEFAERLPKDTIILTAGCAKYKYNKLNLGDINGIPRVLDAGQCNDSYSLAVIALKLKEVFGLNDVNELPIVYNIAWYEQKAVIVLLALLYLGVKNIHLGPTLPAFLSPNVAKVLVENFGIGGITTVDEDLKKFNLL from the coding sequence ATGTGTGAAAATAAGATGTTTTGTTACCAATGTCAAGAGACAGCTCAAGGAAAAGGGTGCTCTGTTGTAGGTGTATGTGGAAAAAAACCAAGAACAGCTAATTTACAAGACTTATTAATATATACAACTAAAGGGGTTGCTATATGTAACTCATTACTTAGAAAAAGGGAGATAAAAAATAGTGAAATAGATAGATATTTAATAAACTCACTTTTTATAACAATAACTAATGCTAACTTTGATGATAGTGCTATTATTGAAGAGATAAGAAAAGGAATAGCAATTAGAGAGGAACTAAAGAAATCTCTTACTGATGAGGAGAGAAAAGAGATAGAAAATTTTGGAAACTTAGTATCTTGGAATTTACAAAGTGATGAAGAGATTGTAGAGTTTTCTACAAATAGAGAGATAGGAGTTTTAAGAACAGAAAATGAAGATGTAAGATCACTTAGAGAACTACTTATCTATGGATTAAAAGGTATGGCAGCATATGCTGAACACGCTATGAATCTTGGATATACTCAAGATGAGATATTTACTTTTATTGAAAAGGGACTTTTAGCTACTGAAGATAATTCTTTAGGTGGAGAGGAATTAACAGCTCTAGTATTAGAGTGTGGAAGCTATGGAGTACAAGTGATGGCTCTATTAGATAAAGCTAATACATCGACTTTTGGAAATCCTGAAATAACTAAGGTAAATATTGGAGTTGGAGAAAGACCAGGAATATTGATAAGTGGTCATGATCTAAATGATCTAAAACAATTATTGGAACAAAGTAAGGACAGTGGAGTAGATATCTATACACACTCAGAGATGTTGCCAGGACACTACTATCCTGAGTTAAAAAAATACTCTCATTTCTATGGAAACTATGGAAATGCTTGGTGGAAACAAAAAGAGGAGTTTGAAAAATTTAATGGACCAATAGTATTTACAACAAACTGTATAGTTCCACCAGCTCCAACAGCTAATTATAGTGATAGAGTATTTACAACAAATGCAGCTGGATATCCTGGATGGAAACAAGTAAAAGTAAATGAAGATGGAAGCAAAGATTTCTCTGAGATAATTGAGTTAGCTAAAACTTGTAAAGCTCCAACTGAATTGGAAAAGGGAGAGATTGTAGGAGGATTTGCCCATAATCAAGTACTTGCTTTAGCTGATAAGGTAATAGAAAATATAAAATCTGGAGCAATTAGAAAATTTATTGTAATGGCTGGTTGTGATGGAAGAATGGCAAGCAGAAACTACTATACTGAGTTTGCTGAAAGATTACCAAAAGATACAATTATATTGACAGCTGGTTGTGCAAAATATAAATATAATAAACTAAATCTTGGAGATATAAATGGAATACCTAGAGTATTAGATGCTGGACAATGTAATGACTCATACTCTTTAGCTGTAATAGCTCTAAAATTAAAAGAGGTATTTGGATTAAATGATGTAAATGAGTTACCAATTGTATATAATATAGCTTGGTATGAGCAAAAAGCTGTAATAGTTTTATTAGCTCTACTTTACTTAGGAGTAAAAAATATACATCTAGGACCAACTTTACCAGCTTTCCTTTCACCAAATGTGGCTAAAGTATTGGTAGAAAATTTTGGAATAGGTGGAATAACAACTGTAGATGAAGATTTGAAAAAATTTAATCTATTATAA
- a CDS encoding flavocytochrome c — MKKRLISMISALSLLFTTVYGATVEGIGNGYKGDIKVNVTYEGNEITNVEVVEHQETNFTKKAMKQISKDIVAAQSTEVDNVAGATYTCEGIKEAVNAAVATAGITLKAKTPAKAEEVVVADTTTDVVVVGGGGAGLTAAISAKEKGVNVILLEKMAMLGGNTNYATGGINAAESKLQEKLGIEDSAELFYQDTLKGGKNKNNPELLKTLTENSGEMITWLIDRGADLTEVSYSGGQSVKRIHRPTGGKAVGPMIVDTLATTAEKQGIDIRTESTVKELLKEGDKVVGVKVEHKGKVYTIKAKAVVMATGGFGANPEMVSKYKPELKGFGSTNSPAITGEGIAMVESVGGALVDMTEIQTHPTVVHNNTAMITESVRGEGAILVNRSGKRFINELETRDVVSKAELAQEGKSAFLVFDETVREKLGAVNGYIKKGYAVSGNTLEELGSKVGIDGKNLVATMKQYNEYVKAGKDPEFNKNILPRELTKAPYYAIEVSPAVHHTMGGVSINTSAQVLTADGKVIEGLYAAGEITGGVHGGNRIGGNAVTDIVVFGKIAGDNAAEYSKSLK; from the coding sequence ATGAAAAAAAGACTGATAAGCATGATTTCTGCTTTATCTCTTCTTTTTACAACAGTTTATGGAGCGACTGTTGAAGGAATTGGAAACGGATACAAAGGGGATATTAAAGTAAATGTTACTTATGAGGGAAATGAGATCACTAATGTAGAGGTAGTAGAACATCAAGAAACTAACTTCACTAAAAAAGCTATGAAACAAATATCTAAAGATATAGTTGCTGCTCAAAGCACAGAGGTAGATAACGTAGCAGGGGCTACATATACTTGTGAGGGAATAAAAGAGGCTGTAAATGCTGCTGTGGCTACTGCTGGTATCACTTTAAAGGCTAAGACTCCAGCAAAGGCTGAAGAGGTAGTTGTAGCTGATACAACAACTGATGTAGTAGTAGTAGGTGGAGGAGGAGCTGGACTTACAGCTGCTATCTCAGCTAAAGAAAAGGGAGTAAATGTTATACTTCTTGAAAAAATGGCGATGTTAGGTGGGAACACTAACTATGCAACAGGTGGAATCAATGCTGCTGAATCAAAATTACAAGAAAAATTAGGAATAGAAGATAGTGCAGAACTATTTTATCAAGATACTTTAAAAGGTGGAAAGAATAAAAATAACCCTGAGTTATTAAAAACTTTAACTGAAAATTCTGGAGAGATGATTACTTGGTTAATAGACAGAGGTGCTGATCTAACTGAAGTTTCTTACTCTGGAGGACAAAGTGTTAAAAGAATCCATAGACCTACTGGTGGAAAAGCTGTGGGACCTATGATAGTTGATACTCTTGCTACTACTGCTGAAAAACAAGGTATAGATATCAGAACTGAGAGCACTGTAAAAGAACTTTTAAAAGAGGGAGATAAAGTAGTTGGAGTTAAAGTAGAGCATAAAGGGAAAGTTTATACTATAAAAGCTAAAGCTGTAGTAATGGCAACAGGAGGATTTGGAGCTAACCCTGAGATGGTATCTAAATATAAACCTGAATTAAAAGGATTTGGTTCAACAAATAGCCCTGCTATTACTGGAGAGGGAATTGCTATGGTAGAATCTGTTGGTGGAGCTTTAGTAGATATGACTGAAATTCAAACTCACCCAACTGTTGTTCATAACAATACAGCTATGATTACTGAATCTGTTAGAGGAGAGGGAGCTATCCTTGTAAATAGATCTGGTAAGAGATTTATCAATGAATTAGAAACTAGAGACGTTGTTTCTAAAGCTGAACTAGCACAAGAAGGAAAGAGTGCTTTCTTAGTATTTGATGAAACTGTAAGAGAAAAACTTGGAGCTGTTAATGGATATATTAAAAAAGGTTATGCTGTTTCAGGAAATACTTTAGAAGAATTAGGATCAAAAGTTGGAATAGATGGTAAAAATTTAGTAGCAACTATGAAACAATACAATGAATATGTAAAAGCTGGAAAAGATCCAGAATTTAATAAAAATATTTTACCTAGAGAGTTAACAAAAGCTCCTTATTATGCTATTGAAGTTTCACCTGCTGTACACCATACTATGGGTGGAGTTTCTATCAATACTTCTGCTCAAGTATTAACAGCTGATGGAAAAGTAATAGAGGGACTATATGCAGCTGGAGAGATAACTGGTGGAGTACATGGAGGTAACAGAATAGGTGGAAACGCTGTAACTGATATCGTTGTATTTGGAAAAATAGCTGGAGATAATGCTGCTGAATATTCAAAATCTCTAAAATAA
- a CDS encoding SDR family NAD(P)-dependent oxidoreductase, which produces MRALVTGATGGIGEAIIDLLIEKNYEVIALGRNITKLLELEERYYNKLKGYYINLDSEKEIDIFLEKNKDLSIDLIINGAGIGEIDYFENIPYSSLKKMIDINIIALTKFSKFYYDTMVKKNKGVIVNISSTAGFQQGGPLMSVYYATKSFVNSLTLSLYEEGKERGIKVFLLAPGPTKTNFKGMDRELSFFEKLYVTTPKEVATELMEGIEKDKFVIIPGKINKILNFFDKLIPLTIKLKSIKKIQEKKLKK; this is translated from the coding sequence ATGAGAGCATTAGTAACAGGAGCAACAGGAGGAATAGGAGAAGCTATTATAGATTTATTGATTGAAAAGAATTATGAGGTTATAGCTTTAGGAAGAAATATAACTAAACTTTTAGAATTAGAAGAGAGATATTACAACAAATTAAAAGGATATTACATTAATTTAGATAGTGAAAAAGAGATAGATATATTTTTAGAGAAAAATAAAGATCTTTCAATAGATCTAATAATAAATGGGGCTGGAATAGGAGAGATAGATTATTTTGAAAATATACCATACTCTTCTTTAAAAAAAATGATAGATATAAATATAATTGCACTTACAAAATTTAGTAAATTTTATTATGATACAATGGTTAAAAAAAATAAAGGAGTAATTGTAAATATATCTTCTACTGCTGGATTTCAACAGGGTGGACCATTGATGAGTGTATACTATGCTACTAAATCTTTTGTTAATTCTCTTACTTTATCTCTGTATGAGGAGGGAAAGGAGAGAGGAATAAAAGTTTTTCTTTTAGCTCCAGGACCAACTAAAACTAACTTTAAAGGAATGGATAGAGAATTATCTTTTTTTGAAAAATTATATGTAACTACACCAAAAGAAGTGGCAACTGAGCTTATGGAAGGAATAGAAAAAGATAAGTTTGTAATAATTCCAGGAAAGATTAATAAGATATTAAATTTCTTTGATAAATTAATTCCATTGACTATAAAATTAAAATCGATAAAAAAAATTCAAGAAAAAAAGTTAAAAAAATAG
- a CDS encoding aminotransferase class I/II-fold pyridoxal phosphate-dependent enzyme, translated as MIAKDLGERKLVDKVFSVAKKAKEAMAELGEEKVVNATIGSLYDEKGKLVVLETAMDVYKNLPPEEIAGYASNFTGAPEYKESVKISLFGRDYKEFLSGHYYEVIATPGGTGAINNSVKNYLGYGDTLLLPKWLWSSYILMAKDRHGDCDFYTLFNEKKEFDIVDFKNRVEKLAEKQDNVVIVINDPCQNPTGYRLSIEEWKEVRKILVSASEKANIILILDVAYIDFDDRTFEEKREYLETFKNFPEKVLTIFTFSLSKSLTSYGMRVGAQIALSTSKNVIEEFYEANSYTCRSTWSNISRGGMAMFSQIMLDEEKTAKLEKEREFYRELIKERAEIFMKEAKECDLEILPYVSGFFLTIPTGEYTPKVEKLLEENHIYTVVLKEGIRIAVCSVTKKKITGLAKRIKDIYEKAKLEK; from the coding sequence ATGATAGCAAAAGACTTGGGAGAGAGAAAACTTGTAGATAAAGTTTTTTCAGTAGCAAAAAAAGCTAAAGAAGCTATGGCTGAATTAGGAGAGGAGAAAGTTGTAAATGCAACTATAGGTTCTTTATATGATGAAAAAGGAAAACTTGTAGTACTAGAAACAGCTATGGATGTATATAAAAATTTACCTCCAGAAGAAATAGCAGGGTATGCTTCTAATTTTACAGGAGCTCCTGAATATAAAGAAAGTGTAAAAATTTCTCTATTTGGTAGAGATTACAAGGAATTTTTATCAGGGCACTACTATGAAGTTATTGCAACACCTGGAGGAACAGGAGCAATAAATAATAGTGTTAAAAATTATTTGGGATATGGAGATACTCTTTTACTTCCTAAATGGTTATGGAGCTCATATATTCTTATGGCTAAAGATAGACATGGAGATTGTGATTTTTATACTCTATTTAATGAGAAAAAAGAGTTTGACATAGTAGATTTTAAAAATCGTGTGGAAAAATTAGCTGAAAAGCAGGATAATGTAGTAATAGTTATCAATGACCCATGTCAAAATCCTACAGGGTATAGATTGAGTATAGAGGAATGGAAAGAGGTTAGAAAAATTTTAGTTTCTGCTTCTGAAAAAGCTAATATAATTTTAATTTTAGATGTGGCATATATTGATTTTGACGATAGAACTTTTGAGGAGAAGAGAGAGTATTTAGAAACTTTTAAAAATTTTCCAGAAAAAGTTTTAACTATTTTTACATTTAGTCTTTCTAAATCTTTAACATCTTATGGTATGAGAGTAGGAGCTCAAATTGCTCTATCAACATCTAAAAATGTAATAGAAGAGTTTTATGAAGCTAATTCATATACTTGTCGTTCTACTTGGTCAAATATCTCTAGAGGTGGAATGGCGATGTTTAGCCAAATCATGTTAGATGAAGAAAAAACTGCTAAACTAGAAAAGGAAAGAGAATTTTATAGAGAGCTTATAAAAGAGAGAGCTGAAATTTTTATGAAAGAAGCTAAAGAGTGCGATCTTGAAATACTTCCGTATGTAAGTGGCTTCTTCTTAACTATACCAACAGGAGAGTATACACCAAAAGTTGAAAAATTATTAGAGGAAAATCATATCTATACAGTTGTTTTAAAAGAGGGAATTAGAATAGCTGTATGTAGTGTTACAAAGAAAAAAATAACTGGTTTAGCTAAAAGAATAAAAGATATTTACGAAAAAGCTAAACTTGAAAAATAG